The Algoriphagus halophilus genome window below encodes:
- a CDS encoding CPBP family intramembrane glutamic endopeptidase has translation MEIYETNSEIAQRKNWLLSLIVIVLVAIGVLVLLQGIALALVPVLFNIPVEDLLGLINGEFDVPNGRMAMLFVQGIGSGIGFWVAAWVITRFIDKADMHWDVQNSRFQWNALLIVLAITVGGMFFNSLLVYLNSNLALPESMAGLEAWMKETEEQLMELTKFLTDFQTIPELVTGILVIGVFAGIGEEMFFRGLVQAKMHRYLKSGHWGVWLTAIIFSAIHLQFYGFLPRVFLGAIFGYLYLFTGSLLYPILAHIFNNSFTVIMVYLSNQGMIDFDLESTDDVSYSAAFLGLLVLVVGIYYLKKINLPENGKLD, from the coding sequence ATGGAGATTTACGAAACCAACTCAGAAATAGCTCAACGGAAAAACTGGCTTTTATCCCTGATTGTCATTGTTTTAGTTGCTATTGGGGTATTAGTTTTATTACAGGGAATCGCTTTGGCCCTTGTTCCGGTCTTATTTAATATCCCAGTAGAAGACCTTTTGGGGCTTATAAATGGAGAATTTGATGTGCCCAATGGTAGAATGGCCATGCTTTTTGTCCAAGGAATTGGATCAGGAATTGGATTTTGGGTGGCAGCTTGGGTAATTACCAGATTTATTGATAAGGCGGACATGCACTGGGATGTCCAGAATTCCAGGTTTCAATGGAATGCTTTGTTAATTGTTCTTGCCATTACTGTTGGCGGGATGTTCTTTAACTCTTTGTTGGTGTACTTAAACTCTAACTTGGCTCTTCCCGAATCCATGGCAGGATTGGAGGCCTGGATGAAAGAAACAGAGGAGCAATTGATGGAATTGACCAAATTTTTAACAGACTTTCAGACGATTCCTGAGTTGGTCACAGGGATTTTAGTCATCGGAGTCTTTGCGGGCATTGGTGAAGAAATGTTTTTTAGAGGTTTGGTTCAGGCCAAAATGCACCGTTACCTAAAATCTGGGCATTGGGGTGTTTGGTTGACAGCCATTATTTTCTCGGCAATTCACCTTCAGTTTTATGGCTTTTTACCCAGAGTTTTCTTAGGGGCTATTTTCGGGTATTTATACCTATTTACCGGAAGTCTTCTTTATCCAATTTTAGCCCATATTTTCAACAATAGCTTTACTGTCATCATGGTATACTTATCCAATCAAGGAATGATTGATTTTGATTTGGAATCTACAGATGATGTTTCTTATTCAGCAGCATTTTTAGGCTTATTGGTACTTGTAGTTGGAATCTATTACCTTAAGAAAATTAATTTGCCCGAAAATGGAAAATTGGATTAA
- a CDS encoding putative signal transducing protein: MENWIKVFESDMQVRAEIVKGVLEENEINAVVLNKKETIYHVFGTYEVLVQKKDLLLANNIIQNEITF; encoded by the coding sequence ATGGAAAATTGGATTAAAGTATTTGAAAGTGACATGCAGGTCCGGGCGGAGATAGTCAAGGGAGTCCTGGAAGAAAATGAAATTAACGCAGTAGTTTTAAATAAGAAAGAAACGATCTATCATGTGTTTGGTACTTATGAAGTATTGGTACAGAAGAAAGACTTGCTGCTTGCAAACAATATAATCCAGAATGAGATCACGTTTTAA
- a CDS encoding DMT family transporter — MKTTTNDESLKNWGMLILLALVWGSSFILIKRGLEIFSPGEVGAYRIVAAATFLLPLSLPRIKNLNKHQITYLIIVGLVGSFIPAFLFAKAQTQLSSSLTGVLNALTPLFVVIIGAIFFGSRITRRNGIGLAIAFIGVFILVTVKEGEGFNAFSGINAYALFVILACICYGFNLNIIKFKFELLKPIEITAISLLMVLPMALVFLFTSTDFSYKVVNVPGALKALGYLTLLGVLGTALALIIFNVMVKRVTPVFASSVTYLIPIVAIMWGVLDGEVLLVGHYVGIVAVILGVWYGNRK, encoded by the coding sequence ATGAAAACTACCACCAACGATGAATCTCTGAAAAATTGGGGAATGCTTATCCTTTTGGCATTGGTATGGGGAAGTTCTTTTATCCTCATCAAAAGGGGGTTGGAAATCTTCTCTCCAGGTGAAGTCGGTGCTTATAGAATTGTAGCAGCAGCGACATTTCTGCTTCCCTTATCTCTTCCAAGAATAAAAAACCTCAACAAACACCAGATTACCTATTTAATCATAGTAGGATTGGTAGGGAGTTTTATTCCTGCTTTTCTTTTTGCCAAAGCCCAAACTCAGCTCAGTAGTTCCTTGACGGGGGTACTTAATGCTCTTACCCCATTATTTGTAGTAATAATAGGGGCTATTTTCTTTGGTTCCAGGATCACAAGGAGGAATGGAATTGGTTTGGCTATTGCATTTATAGGTGTTTTTATTCTAGTCACCGTTAAAGAAGGGGAAGGATTTAACGCATTCTCAGGAATCAACGCTTATGCATTATTCGTGATTCTTGCCTGTATTTGTTATGGCTTCAATTTGAACATCATCAAGTTTAAATTCGAACTATTAAAGCCTATAGAAATCACTGCTATATCACTCTTGATGGTCCTTCCAATGGCCCTGGTATTTCTATTTACGAGTACTGATTTCTCATATAAAGTGGTGAACGTTCCCGGTGCATTAAAAGCATTAGGCTACCTGACACTCTTGGGAGTTTTAGGAACGGCCTTGGCACTCATCATATTCAATGTCATGGTAAAGAGAGTCACTCCAGTCTTTGCCAGCTCGGTAACTTACCTCATCCCAATCGTCGCTATTATGTGGGGAGTATTAGATGGTGAAGTTTTATTAGTTGGCCATTATGTAGGAATCGTGGCAGTGATTTTGGGAGTTTGGTATGGGAATAGGAAGTAA
- a CDS encoding phosphatidate cytidylyltransferase, with amino-acid sequence MRSRFNINNYSNLGQRAITAFFGALVVVGGSIYSDWTYFFIFAVILGFSQMEFYKLSGLDGMLPLKSFGTFLGLMIFTLTFLIEKEQFPHEYLYLMFPLVSLTLFIKLYRKTDKKPFTGVAFTYLGIFYVAVPFSLLNLAVFSVDQVYHFEILIGCLLILWASDTGAYFAGTKFGKTKLFERVSPKKSWEGFLGGAFSAIAVAFVLARYFHVIEDWKWLVIAGIIIIAGTYGDLIESLFKRSIEIKDSGHILPGHGGFMDRFDGLLLSAPFITAFLKIF; translated from the coding sequence ATGAGATCACGTTTTAATATAAATAATTACAGCAATCTAGGGCAAAGAGCCATCACCGCATTTTTCGGAGCCTTAGTAGTTGTAGGGGGAAGCATTTATTCAGATTGGACCTATTTCTTCATTTTTGCCGTCATTCTTGGCTTCTCTCAAATGGAGTTTTACAAACTGTCTGGCTTGGATGGAATGTTACCTTTGAAAAGTTTTGGGACCTTTTTGGGCCTCATGATTTTTACCTTGACATTTTTGATAGAAAAAGAACAGTTCCCTCATGAGTATTTGTATCTTATGTTCCCCTTGGTATCTCTAACCTTATTTATTAAGCTGTATCGAAAAACAGACAAAAAACCATTTACTGGAGTTGCCTTTACCTATTTGGGGATTTTTTATGTAGCAGTTCCCTTTTCTTTATTGAATTTGGCGGTCTTTTCTGTGGACCAAGTGTACCATTTTGAAATCCTTATTGGCTGTTTGTTGATTTTATGGGCAAGTGATACAGGGGCTTATTTTGCAGGAACAAAGTTTGGTAAAACGAAGTTATTTGAACGTGTATCCCCGAAGAAATCCTGGGAAGGATTTTTGGGAGGTGCATTTTCAGCGATAGCCGTAGCTTTTGTGTTGGCAAGGTATTTTCATGTAATTGAAGATTGGAAATGGTTGGTCATTGCAGGAATCATTATCATCGCCGGAACATATGGAGATTTGATTGAGTCCTTGTTCAAACGTTCTATAGAAATTAAAGACAGTGGTCATATTTTGCCAGGGCATGGAGGATTTATGGATCGTTTTGACGGATTGTTACTTTCGGCCCCTTTTATTACCGCGTTTTTGAAAATATTCTAA
- the dusB gene encoding tRNA dihydrouridine synthase DusB, whose amino-acid sequence MVKIGKLELGEFPLLLAPMEDVSDPPFRAVCKQNGADLMYTEFISSEGLIRDAAKSVQKLDIFDYEKPIGIQIFGNEIESMREAAAIAAEAGPDILDINYGCPVNKVACKGAGAGILLDIDKMVSMTAEIVKAVNIPVTVKTRLGWDNDTIRIVEVAERLQDVGIQAISIHARTRKQMYKGEADWSYLNLVKENPRLHIPVFGNGDIDSPEKALEYKNKYNVDGMMIGRAAIGYPWIFDEIKHFLATGKKLESPSIEERIAVTKKHLDFSVEWKGEKQGILEMRRHYTNYFRGMPNFKPIRTEMVTADSYEHVCHLLDQVADQYADYVF is encoded by the coding sequence GTGGTTAAGATAGGAAAGTTGGAATTGGGAGAGTTTCCCTTGCTGTTAGCACCCATGGAAGATGTGAGTGATCCGCCTTTCAGAGCCGTGTGCAAACAAAATGGTGCTGATCTCATGTATACAGAGTTTATCAGTTCAGAAGGACTAATTCGTGATGCTGCCAAGAGCGTCCAAAAACTCGATATTTTCGATTATGAGAAACCTATTGGGATTCAAATATTTGGAAATGAAATCGAATCCATGCGTGAAGCAGCCGCGATCGCTGCGGAGGCTGGACCAGATATTTTGGACATCAATTACGGTTGCCCAGTAAATAAGGTAGCCTGTAAGGGAGCCGGAGCAGGCATTTTGCTGGATATCGATAAAATGGTCTCCATGACAGCTGAAATCGTAAAAGCAGTCAACATACCAGTTACTGTTAAAACCAGATTAGGTTGGGATAATGACACCATCCGGATCGTGGAAGTAGCAGAACGATTACAAGATGTAGGAATTCAAGCCATCAGCATACACGCCCGCACCAGGAAACAAATGTACAAGGGAGAGGCGGATTGGAGCTATTTAAATTTAGTGAAAGAAAATCCTCGCCTTCATATTCCTGTTTTCGGAAATGGAGATATTGATTCTCCTGAGAAAGCTCTGGAATATAAAAACAAATACAATGTGGATGGAATGATGATCGGAAGAGCAGCAATTGGTTACCCATGGATCTTCGATGAAATCAAACATTTTCTTGCCACTGGAAAAAAACTAGAGTCCCCATCCATTGAGGAGCGAATCGCAGTAACCAAAAAGCATTTGGACTTTTCGGTCGAATGGAAAGGCGAAAAGCAAGGTATTTTGGAAATGAGAAGACACTATACCAATTATTTCCGTGGCATGCCCAACTTCAAACCGATACGAACAGAAATGGTCACGGCAGATAGTTACGAGCATGTCTGCCATTTGCTAGACCAAGTGGCGGATCAATATGCCGACTACGTTTTCTAA